In Stigmatopora nigra isolate UIUO_SnigA chromosome 18, RoL_Snig_1.1, whole genome shotgun sequence, one genomic interval encodes:
- the LOC144211909 gene encoding LOW QUALITY PROTEIN: zinc-binding protein A33-like (The sequence of the model RefSeq protein was modified relative to this genomic sequence to represent the inferred CDS: substituted 1 base at 1 genomic stop codon): protein MSLRPDDHLICPCCLKIFEDPVVLQCNHSFCRACLQQRKKRGDKSCPTCGTFFNSMEIPEMFSTGNDSGIFSAASETSEALCSLHKEELKLFCLDHLELVCIICRDAEKHVGHKFRPLEEVAGSHKERLQESLLSAKKRLEDYQDLRMNCLEQAMYIRVQKEKIVTKIKKAFEELRNFLNAEEEARLAAVRQEEKIKNQAMKEKISTLNRKMTTLSESIXHIEEHLESGSLFLMKTFQTTLSQTQKLPDKPELHGEALLGEAHHVGNLKFSVWLRMNEMVSYSPIVLDPNTVGPELSLSEDLTSVSFDQGGEQRPKNPERSTTRGVLGCKLNSTKSTWDVDVVDNTDWLVGVCWGDPCLPVTNDFCYIGFRHEKYFQSGFPIGSWNPPEKIQRIRVNVDMNKRTISFSEALKNTELSKITNPPNWPGSQAKMYPGFYTQGKKPLKIIQLVPQVTFSR, encoded by the coding sequence ATGTCTCTAAGACCGGACGACCATCTTATATGTCCATGCTGCCTGAAGATCTTTGAAGATCCCGTTGTGTTGCAGTGCAACCACAGCTTTTGCCGCGCTTGTCTCCAACAGCGTAAGAAAAGAGGTGATAAATCATGTCCTACCTGCGGGACGTTTTTTAATTCGATGGAAATACCTGAGATGTTTTCGACGGGGAACGATTCTGGGATCTTTTCCGCAGCCTCGGAGACGTCAGAAGCGTTGTGCAGCTTACACAAGGAGGAACTCAAACTCTTCTGTCTGGACCATCTTGAACTAGTGTGTATTATCTGCAGAGACGCCGAAAAACACGTAGGTCACAAGTTCCGTCCTCTCGAAGAAGTTGCGGGAAGTCACAAAGAGAGACTCCAAGAAAGCCTGTTGAGTGCCAAGAAGAGACTGGAAGATTATCAAGATCTTCGAATGAATTGCCTTGAACAAGCAATGTACATCAGAGTCCAAAAAGAGAAGATTGTAACTAAGATTAAGAAGGCTTTTGAGGAGCTTCGAAACTTCCTCAACGCCGAGGAAGAGGCCAGATTGGCTGCTGTCAGGCAGGAAGAAAAGATTAAGAATCAGGCCATGAAGGAGAAGATTTCTACTCTGAACAGAAAAATGACTACTCTCTCAGAAAGCATCTGACACATAGAGGAACATCTGGAGTCTGGCAGCCTTTTCTTAATGAAGACCTTCCAGACGACGCTTAGTCAAACCCAAAAATTGCCCGATAAACCGGAGCTGCATGGAGAAGCTCTGCTAGGTGAAGCCCATCATGTGGGCAACCTCAAGTTCAGCGTATGGTTGCGAATGAATGAGATGGTCTCCTACAGTCCCATCGTTCTGGACCCAAACACGGTGGGTCCGGAACTCAGTTTGTCTGAAGATCTGACCAGTGTGAGTTTCGATCAAGGAGGAGAACAGCGCCCAAAGAATCCAGAAAGGTCTACGACTCGCGGCGTGTTGGGATGCAAGTTAAACTCGACAAAAAGCACATGGGATGTCGACGTGGTCGACAACACGGACTGGTTAGTCGGGGTGTGTTGGGGCGATCCGTGCTTGCCAGTTACAAACGATTTTTGTTACATTGGATTCAGGCATGAGAAATATTTCCAGTCTGGTTTTCCGATTGGATCTTGGAATCCACCTGAGAAGATACAGAGGATTCGAGTGAATGTGGACATGAACAAAAGAACAATTTCATTCTCTGAGGCTCTTAAAAACACTGAGTTAAGTAAAATTACAAATCCTCCAAATTGGCCAGGTTCTCAAGCAAAAATGTATCCTGGTTTTTACACACAGGGTAAAAAACCTCTGAAAATAATTCAACTTGTGCCTCAGGTTACATTTTCCAGATGA
- the nrap gene encoding nebulin-related-anchoring protein produces MQSCARCGFVVYPAEKINCIDQNWHKACFHCDVCKMVLTANNFVSHKKRPYCSVHNPRNNTFTSVYEAPIKVNAKKQSNTSSELKYHEDGDRFMSTFHCDMKSTELERARLANQMASQAFKSQSEFSQEQTWYGMVSNQEIVTMSQAQMNISDVKYMEQYEQSKGKGSFPALITPSYQVAKNANVLASDLKYKKGHEERVSKYTAFADPPEVILAKKQGQIVSDYAYTEDYEQRKGKGSFPAHLTPGYKMSKKACEQASTVKYRHVYEQEIKGKASAEVAATEMLRARENADHLSQMTYTEEYEQQRGKGSFPAMITPGYHFAKKAQENASDLKYRKDLSKMKGSSHFHNLTSEDNLALMNARKINKLVSEVEYKKDLENSKGHSINFCETPQFQNATKVAKFTSDNKYKEKYLTDMKGHYEDSGMDRKTMHAIKARTLASDISYKQCNDQDQVEYNYQATLTPGYRCQRKLDPLKDKNYRQHIDQVKYNLVADTPEILLARKNAHLISNLNYKADYEKTKHLYTLHEDLPQIKKAKDNAALCSDIKYKEAWEKTKSKACDIGVDVLSVKAAKASRDLASDLKYKENYLKNKEVAVGVNVSDSKTLHSLQVAKMRSDIAYKKGSKENQSHFSLGMDMVNLSHAKKAQALASDLEYRTRLHDYTVMADDIKVQQAKKAYSLQSENQYRSDLNWMRGVGWEADGCLDLTQAKKAGDLLSENKYRQKVDRIKFTHVADNLSIRHAKKSQELQSDLAYKANTEQMIHQYTMTKDEPLFRQAKANAELLSGKVYKSQWEKQREKGFELRLDSLSILTAKAKRDLASDVKYKEQYEKNKGKVIGIKSVSDDSQMAHSALATKLQSGRDYKKKYEDTKTQFNVSLDMLNISQAKKAQDLAADYNYRTYLHEYTTLPTDMKVTWAKKAYGLQSDKLYRSDLNWMRGVGWEASESLDVQQAKKAGEVLSEKKYRQDVSALKFTSVEDTPEMVQAKLSNKLAIDRLYREKGENMKHNYTLNEELPEVVQAKINALNLSESRYKESWMKLRDGGYKLRLDAIPFQSAKASADILSDQKYKGEFERTKGKMIGLKGLQDDINIAHSVYANKLQSDITYKKESAGELSKHHLPMDMMEVVHAKKAQSLVSDQDYRLFLHQYTTLPDDMKLQAAKKAYNLQSERIYRSDLNYLRGAAWIATGALQIEGSRKATDLISDTKYRQYPYNFKHTSVADSPDMIHAKFSGMITNERLYKEKGVSDQHNYTITAERPEITQAKINAANFSEIRYRDSWHNLRAQGYKLTMQDIPFQAAKSSTGIASDYKYRYNHLMQKGKHIGAQSVLDDTYLLHYTHANRLASNQDYRKDALTASGRYHLTPDMVHLVTAKNAQALASEQDYRKRIHEYTALADDMKVKWAKKAYDLQSETLYKSDLNFMRGVAWDGVGAPQLESAKKAGAMLSEKRYRQLPDSLKFTSVTDSPDILHAKTSYQQCSERLYKSGRNDDMNKYTLHPDDPDFVRAKMNARHISDKVYKASGELVKTLGYDLRLDAIPFQTAKASRQIASDVLYKDSHLREKGQQVGLRCVEDDPKMLHSLAASKLQSNLEYKRQSKEERSNYKIHADQPEFLLAKKSQAQASDLTYRRKLHDYTCDSQQLQVQHAKRAYELQSDVNYKSDLNRMKGTGWTPPGSHKAELARRAAELGFADGVSTDEAIAKYQRMIMLHYQQRMEEQQEQELQEQQRWQQNKSELAESNNETRRDVNMDATEVLNVNRAKTFQTVQKKTTTTTTTSSSSTFKSMEKKSSSTSQAARHGTLKAKAVKDA; encoded by the exons TCAACGCCAAGAAACAGAGCAACACCAGCAGTGAG CTGAAGTATCATGAGGACGGCGATCGATTTATGTCCACCTTCCACTGTGACATGAAGTCAACGGAGCTGGAGAGGGCACGTTTAGCCAATCAGATGGCCAGCCAG GCCTTCAAGTCGCAATCGGAATTCTCTCAGGAGCAGACATGGTATGGCATGGTCAGCAACCAGGAGATTGTGACCATGTCGCAGGCCCAGATGAACATCAGTGAT GTAAAGTACATGGAGCAATACGAGCAGTCCAAAGGCAAAGGCAGCTTTCCAGCTCTGATCACACCGAGCTACCAGGTTGCCAAAAACGCCAACGTTTTAGCCAGCGAC cttaaatacaaaaaaggacACGAGGAGAGAGTTTCAAAGTACACCGCCTTTGCCGACCCCCCAGAGGTGATCCTAGCGAAGAAACAAGGACAGATTGTCAGCGAT TACGCCTACACGGAGGATTACGAGCAGCGTAAAGGAAAAGGCAGCTTTCCTGCACATCTCACCCCAGGATACAAGATGTCCAAAAAGGCATGCGAACAGGCCAGCACT GTGAAATATCGGCATGTGTACGAGCAGGAGATCAAGGGCAAAGCCAGTGCTGAAGTTGCCGCCACAGAAATGTTACGTGCCAGAGAGAATGCGGATCACTTGAGCCAG ATGACCTACACCGAAGAGTACGAGCAGCAACGGGGCAAAGGAAGCTTCCCCGCCATGATAACACCCGGTTATCACTTTGCTAAGAAGGCTCAGGAAAACGCGAGCGAC CTGAAATACAGAAAAGACTTGAGTAAGATGAAGGGCTCATCCCATTTCCACAACCTGACCTCTGAGGACAACCTGGCCCTGATGAATGCCCGCAAGATCAACAAGCTCGTCAGCGAG GTGGAGTATAAGAAAGACTTGGAGAACAGCAAAGGCCACAGCATCAACTTCTGCGAGACGCCCCAATTCCAAAATGCCACCAAAGTCGCTAAGTTTACAAGTGAT aacaaatacaaagAGAAGTACCTCACTGATATGAAGGGCCACTACGAAGACTCAGGAATGGACAGAAAGACTATGCACGCGATAAAAGCCCGCACACTGGCGAGTGAT ATATCATACAAGCAATGTAACGATCAAGATCAAGTCGAGTACAACTACCAAGCTACGTTGACACCGGGCTACCGCTGTCAGAGGAAACTGGACCCATTGAAAGAC AAGAACTACAGGCAGCACATTGACCAAGTCAAGTACAACCTTGTGGCCGACACTCCGGAGATCCTCCTGGCCAGGAAAAACGCCCATCTTATCAGCAAC TTAAACTACAAAGCCGACTATGAGAAGACTAAGCATCTATACACCCTACACGAGGACCTGCCCCAAATCAAAAAGGCCAAGGATAATGCCGCCTTGTGTAGCGAT ATAAAGTATAAGGAAGCCTGGGAAAAGACCAAGTCCAAAGCCTGCGACATTGGTGTAGACGTCCTTAGCGTCAAGGCGGCAAAGGCTTCCCGAGACCTCGCCAGCGAT CTTAAATATAAGGAAAACTACTTGAAGAACAAGGAAGTGGCCGTGGGCGTCAACGTGAGTGATTCCAAAACTCTGCATTCGCTTCAAGTGGCCAAGATGCGCAGCGAC ATTGCGTACAAAAAGGGGTCCAAGGAAAACCAGTCCCACTTCAGCCTGGGTATGGACATGGTCAACCTGAGTCACGCCAAAAAGGCCCAAGCTCTGGCCAGCGACTTAGAATATCGCACCAGGCTGCACGACTACACCGTCATGGCCGACGACATCAAGGTCCAGCAAGCCAAAAAGGCATATTCTTTGCAGAGTGAG AACCAGTATCGCTCAGACCTGAACTGGATGAGAGGGGTGGGCTGGGAGGCCGATGGCTGTCTCGACCTCACTCAAGCTAAGAAAGCAGGAGATCTGCTCAGTGAG AATAAATATCGACAGAAGGTAGATCGCATCAAGTTCACCCACGTGGCGGATAACCTTTCCATCCGTCACGCAAAGAAGAGTCAAGAATTGCAGAGCGAT TTGGCGTATAAAGCAAACACGGAGCAGATGATCCACCAGTACACCATGACCAAGGATGAACCGCTATTTAGACAAGCAAAGGCTAATGCTGAGCTTCTCAGTGGG AAAGTCTACAAGAGTCAATGGGAGAAACAGAGGGAAAAGGGTTTTGAGCTTCGACTGGATTCACTTTCGATTCTTACGGCCAAAGCTAAGAGGGACCTGGCCAGTGAT GTCAAATACAAAGAGCAGTACGAGAAAAATAAAGGAAAGGTTATTGGAATTAAGTCGGTCAGTGACGACTCTCAGATGGCTCACTCGGCTCTGGCCACGAAACTGCAGAGTGGCCGCGACTACAAGAAGAAGTATGAGGACACCAAGACCCAATTCAA TGTTTCTCTGGACATGCTGAACATCAGTCAGGCCAAGAAGGCCCAAGATCTGGCGGCTGATTACAATTACAGAACATACTTACATGAATACACCACGCTGCCAACTGACATGAAAGTTACCTGGGCAAAGAAGGCCTATGGACTGCAGAGCGAT AAACTCTACCGATCCGATCTCAACTGGATGAGGGGTGTCGGCTGGGAGGCTTCAGAATCGCTGGATGTTCAGCAGGCCAAAAAAGCCGGAGAGGTCCTTAGCGAG AAAAAGTACCGGCAGGATGTGAGCGCCTTGAAGTTTACCAGCGTTGAGGACACACCAGAAATGGTTCAGGCCAAACTCAGCAACAAACTGGCAATCGAT AGATTGTATAGGGAGAAAGGAGAAAACATGAAGCACAACTACACCCTCAACGAGGAGTTACCAGAGGTTGTGCAAGCGAAAATCAACGCCTTAAACCTCAGTGAA AGTCGTTACAAAGAATCTTGGATGAAACTACGCGATGGCGGATATAAACTGCGCCTGGACGCTATTCCGTTCCAGTCGGCCAAAGCGTCTGCAGATATCCTCAGTGAT CAAAAGTACAAAGGGGAGTTCGAGAGGACCAAAGGGAAGATGATTGGGTTGAAAGGATTACAGGACGACATTAACATAGCTCACTCTGTTTATGCCAACAAGCTACAAAGTGAT ATTACATATAAGAAAGAGTCAGCCGGCGAACTCTCCAAGCATCACCTACCCATGGACATGATGGAAGTCGTCCATGCCAAGAAGGCGCAGTCTTTGGTCAGTGACCAGGACTACCGTCTCTTCCTGCACCAGTACACCACACTACCGGATGACATGAAGCTACAAGCGGCTAAGAAAGCGTACAATCTGCAGAGCGAG AGGATATATCGCTCGGACCTCAATTACCTGCGAGGTGCCGCATGGATCGCTACTGGCGCTTTACAAATTGAAGGCTCCAGGAAAGCCACCGACCTTATCAGTGAT ACAAAGTATCGCCAATATCCATACAACTTCAAGCACACATCTGTGGCGGACTCCCCGGATATGATCCATGCCAAATTCAGTGGAATGATCACAAATGAG CGTCTTTACAAAGAAAAAGGTGTAAGCGACCAGCACAACTACACTATTACAGCTGAGAGACCGGAGATCACTCAAGCCAAGATCAATGCAGCTAACTTTAGCGAG ATCCGATACAGGGACTCTTGGCACAATCTGAGAGCTCAAGGCTACAAGCTGACCATGCAGGACATCCCATTCCAGGCGGCCAAGAGCTCCACGGGTATCGCCAGTGAT tacaagtacaggtacaaCCACCTGATGCAAAAAGGGAAGCACATTGGTGCCCAAAGCGTTTTGGACGACACGTACCTGTTGCATTACACGCATGCAAACCGGCTAGCAAGCAATCAGGATTACCGCAAAGACGCCCTGACAGCTAGCGGGCGCTACCACCTGACGCCCGATATGGTCCACCTTGTCACGGCCAAGAATGCTCAAGCCCTGGCCAGTGAGCAGGACTACAGGAAGAGGATTCACGAGTACACCGCTCTTGCCGATGACATGAAGGTCAAGTGGGCCAAGAAGGCCTATGACCTGCAAAGCGAG ACGCTGTACAAGTCGGACTTAAACTTCATGAGGGGCGTAGCTTGGGACGGCGTGGGGGCACCACAGCTTGAGTCGGCCAAGAAGGCTGGAGCTATGCTCAGTGAG AAGCGATACCGCCAACTGCCAGACAGCCTGAAGTTCACCTCAGTGACAGACTCCCCCGATATTCTCCACGCCAAAACCAGCTATCAACAATGCAGCGAG AGGTTGTACAAATCGGGCAGGAACGACGACATGAACAAGTACACGTTACATCCAGACGATCCCGACTTTGTCCGAGCCAAGATGAACGCCAGGCACATTAGCGAT AAAGTCTACAAGGCTTCCGGGGAGCTAGTGAAGACACTGGGCTACGATTTGAGGCTGGACGCCATCCCCTTCCAAACGGCAAAAGCTTCCAGGCAAATTGCTAGTGAC GTGCTGTACAAGGATTCTCACCTACGCGAGAAGGGCCAACAGGTGGGACTGCGTTGCGTGGAGGACGACCCCAAAATGTTGCACTCGCTGGCGGCCAGCAAACTCCAGAGCAACCTGGAGTACAAGCGGCAATCCAAGGAGGAGCGCTCTAACTACAAGATCCACGCCGACCAGCCCGAATTCCTACTGGCCAAGAAGAGTCAAGCGCAGGCCAGCGACCTGACCTACCGAAGAAAGCTCCACGACTACACATGCGACTCTCAACAGCTTCAAGTCCAGCACGCCAAGCGAGCCTACGAGCTGCAGAGCGAT GTCAACTACAAGTCGGACCTGAACCGGATGAAGGGAACGGGCTGGACCCCACCCGGCTCCCACAAAGCCGAGCTGGCTCGTCGAGCCGCAGAACTAGGCTTTGCCGATGGCGTGAGCACGGATGAGGCCATCGCTAAGTACCAGCGCATGATCATG CTTCACTACCAGCAGAGGATGGAAGAGCAACAAGAACAAGAACTACAAGAGCAGCAGCGCTGGCAACAAAATAAATCCGAGCTCGCCGAGAGCAACAATGAGACGCGAAGAGACGTCAATATGGACGCCACTGAGGTGCTTAACGTCAATCGGGCAAAGACCTTCCAAACAGTGCAGAAGAagaccactactaccactaccacaagCAGCAGCTCCACTTTTAAGTCAATGGAGAAGAAATCAAGCAGCACTTCACAGGCAGCCCGACACGGCACGCTAAAGGCAAAGGCCGTAAAAGACGCTTAG